In Synechococcus sp. KORDI-52, one genomic interval encodes:
- a CDS encoding DUF3285 domain-containing protein yields the protein MASESTPPPSFVKQAMRNMVRKGSKSLFHFGLTAMGFLGFITLVAWLGRPTLPG from the coding sequence ATGGCCAGCGAGAGCACCCCACCGCCGAGCTTCGTCAAACAGGCCATGCGCAACATGGTGCGCAAGGGCAGCAAAAGCCTGTTTCACTTCGGCCTCACCGCCATGGGATTCCTCGGCTTCATCACCCTCGTGGCCTGGCTGGGGCGACCGACGCTGCCGGGCTAG
- a CDS encoding oxygenase MpaB family protein produces MDPIILERCRDLVGLLFPWDMNRALELALLKTFCLPSISGLLHQTGEFEQRPRKRYDDTALIVAELVRLGPDSPGGKAIIQRLNRIHGSYAIRQSDYAYVLSGFVAEPIRWIENYGWRALQPEEQKALFLFWDHVGSLMQIEQRPRSLRELMELNQNADVELFGCAASNQHIADATVTMLLTPWPAPMHPWLRSIVCSLLDPKTLRSLNWPKAPEWQSKTVRMALQYRGLILRATRQFRTPRRRRFFSERATPSYGSQFNLNQLGPPSMLARLNSANHRDDMET; encoded by the coding sequence TTGGATCCCATCATTCTGGAACGGTGCAGGGATCTGGTGGGGCTCCTCTTCCCGTGGGACATGAACCGGGCACTGGAGCTGGCCTTGCTGAAGACCTTCTGTCTTCCATCGATTTCAGGGTTGCTGCACCAGACCGGCGAATTCGAACAACGCCCTCGAAAGCGCTACGACGACACGGCCCTGATCGTGGCAGAACTGGTACGGCTCGGTCCGGACAGTCCCGGGGGCAAGGCCATCATCCAGCGCCTCAATCGAATTCATGGCAGCTACGCCATTCGCCAGTCGGATTACGCCTACGTGCTCTCAGGTTTCGTGGCCGAGCCCATTCGCTGGATCGAGAATTACGGCTGGAGAGCTCTACAGCCGGAGGAACAAAAGGCGTTGTTCCTGTTCTGGGATCATGTGGGCAGCCTGATGCAGATCGAGCAACGTCCACGCAGTCTGCGGGAGTTGATGGAGCTCAATCAGAACGCCGATGTTGAACTCTTTGGCTGTGCTGCAAGCAACCAACACATCGCGGATGCCACGGTAACGATGCTGCTAACCCCCTGGCCCGCTCCAATGCATCCATGGCTGCGATCCATTGTGTGCAGCCTGCTGGATCCAAAGACACTGCGGAGCCTCAACTGGCCAAAGGCACCTGAGTGGCAAAGCAAAACCGTTCGAATGGCACTCCAGTACCGCGGCCTCATCCTGAGAGCAACTCGCCAGTTCAGAACTCCCAGGAGACGACGCTTTTTCTCAGAGCGAGCGACGCCAAGCTATGGATCACAGTTCAACTTGAACCAACTGGGCCCACCCTCAATGTTGGCGCGATTGAACAGCGCCAATCATCGGGATGACATGGAGACATGA
- a CDS encoding MBL fold metallo-hydrolase — MSVLRSAVTAAAGLAISLTSTAFAGGGVSISSYGQRALLIQGGGQSVLLNPYKSVGCAAGLPEPRLTAGVVLANSELADEGARNVAGGRFLAEPGSYRIGGLNLEGFSSPHDRIGGRRFGNATLWRWQQGGLSFAHLGATAGELSAADRVLLGNPDVLIIGVGGGSKIYNAEEAAAVVNQLNPKRVIPVQYVNGEAPEGCDQEGVQPFLNAMGGTAVRRVGRTQTLPGSLDDTTVITVMQ; from the coding sequence ATGTCCGTCCTGCGTTCCGCTGTGACCGCCGCTGCAGGCCTGGCAATCAGCCTCACATCTACGGCCTTCGCGGGCGGTGGAGTGTCGATTAGCAGCTACGGGCAACGGGCCCTGCTGATCCAGGGCGGCGGCCAGTCGGTGCTGCTCAACCCCTACAAGTCGGTGGGTTGTGCCGCTGGCCTGCCGGAACCCCGGCTGACGGCGGGCGTTGTGCTGGCCAACTCCGAACTTGCCGATGAGGGGGCCCGCAACGTCGCCGGCGGCCGCTTTCTGGCGGAACCGGGGTCGTATCGCATCGGCGGCCTGAACCTGGAGGGCTTTTCCAGCCCCCACGACCGGATCGGCGGACGTCGGTTTGGCAATGCCACCCTCTGGCGCTGGCAGCAAGGGGGCCTCAGCTTTGCCCACCTTGGTGCCACCGCTGGTGAACTCAGCGCCGCTGACCGGGTGCTGCTGGGCAACCCCGATGTGCTGATCATCGGCGTGGGCGGCGGCAGCAAGATCTACAACGCCGAAGAAGCCGCGGCGGTGGTGAACCAGTTGAATCCCAAGCGGGTGATTCCAGTGCAGTACGTCAACGGCGAGGCCCCCGAAGGCTGTGATCAAGAGGGTGTGCAACCCTTCCTCAATGCCATGGGCGGCACCGCCGTGCGCCGTGTGGGCCGGACGCAGACTCTGCCGGGCAGCCTTGACGACACCACCGTGATCACAGTGATGCAATAA
- a CDS encoding aminodeoxychorismate/anthranilate synthase component II, whose protein sequence is MLLVIDNYDSFTFNLVQYFGELAAQHPLAADLQVHRNDAISLEQIRALKPDAILLSPGPGDPDQSGVCLDILKELSATVPTLGVCLGHQAIAQVYGGRVVRAQQQMHGKTSPVLHKGDGVFAGLPQPLTATRYHSLIAERDTLPDCLEVTAWLEDGTIMGLRHREHHHLQGVQFHPESVLTDQGHQLLANFLREAEG, encoded by the coding sequence ATGCTGCTGGTCATCGACAACTACGACAGCTTCACCTTCAACCTGGTGCAGTACTTCGGTGAACTCGCCGCCCAGCATCCGCTGGCGGCGGATCTGCAGGTGCATCGCAACGACGCCATCAGCCTCGAGCAGATCCGTGCCCTGAAGCCGGACGCGATCCTGTTGTCGCCGGGCCCTGGCGACCCGGATCAATCGGGCGTCTGCCTCGACATCCTCAAAGAGCTTTCAGCAACGGTGCCCACGCTGGGGGTATGCCTGGGCCATCAGGCCATCGCCCAGGTGTACGGCGGCCGGGTGGTGCGCGCCCAGCAGCAGATGCACGGCAAAACCTCACCGGTGCTGCACAAGGGCGACGGCGTGTTCGCCGGCCTTCCCCAACCGCTGACGGCCACCCGCTACCACTCCCTGATCGCCGAACGCGACACCCTGCCGGACTGCCTCGAGGTCACCGCATGGCTCGAGGACGGCACCATCATGGGCCTGCGGCACCGGGAGCATCACCACCTGCAGGGGGTGCAGTTCCACCCCGAAAGCGTGCTCACCGATCAGGGCCACCAACTGCTGGCGAACTTTCTGCGGGAAGCCGAGGGATAA
- a CDS encoding bifunctional diguanylate cyclase/phosphodiesterase, translating to MTHPDLPSGDILKDQGQVRTDIVDLLRRAGVEFFRFPLSPEGKEMQDYFKSDDYIHCHFTDQSFVESGSAKKLLHAFLEDVHPDDRDYMTNVAGQLLASDGYGHDVTSRPFRGVSPDGRWSWYEVRMSVRRQQNLLICEGLMVNVDLQQDSLLKLQASLYRDQLTGLGNLKSADPLLQGLISDSVTLSLVWIDLKGFGRLNTYLGRETGDEILRAAASVLQNWLQEGDHLIRPDSDEFLIILPGRDSKAAQSAALQLRRQFPSLLENLGNGFYGLGFHAGVSSFPEHGDNEASILAHAASALDQARRINSPTEPVVVFGEEIPSRTAELLNLEMSLRQAVLQDEFRLVYQPQWNVSGQIIGAEALLRWESGSLGSVSPGSFIPLAEQTGQIHLIGEWVIEAACRALSSFRGDENLPPPLSINISASQLSSRQHDVLETLLLNLHRFEVPVHLLYIEITESGFLDDLAIRRLKGIHEAGIRLHIDDFGTGFASLSSLLSLPIHSLKLDQSFVANMHSANHREHSSSEPAEPSVAILNASLALASSIGASAIVEGVETAEQFSVLRDMGYQVFQGYYFSRPIEFSEYCLLLEHQTDKALLFSLPEDGANNQS from the coding sequence ATGACTCATCCTGATCTGCCGTCTGGCGACATTCTGAAGGACCAAGGTCAGGTTCGAACGGACATCGTTGACCTTCTCAGGCGAGCTGGCGTTGAGTTTTTTCGATTTCCTTTGTCACCAGAAGGAAAGGAAATGCAGGACTACTTTAAGTCTGACGACTATATTCATTGCCACTTTACCGATCAGTCGTTTGTTGAAAGTGGATCAGCAAAAAAGCTGCTTCATGCGTTTTTAGAAGATGTCCATCCCGACGATCGAGACTATATGACAAATGTGGCGGGGCAGTTGTTGGCCAGTGATGGATATGGTCATGACGTCACGAGCCGCCCCTTTCGTGGTGTTTCGCCGGATGGACGCTGGTCCTGGTATGAAGTACGGATGAGTGTGCGTCGGCAACAGAATCTTCTGATCTGCGAAGGCCTCATGGTTAATGTCGACCTTCAGCAGGATTCGTTGCTCAAATTACAGGCCAGTCTTTATCGCGATCAACTAACTGGTCTTGGAAATCTAAAGAGTGCAGATCCTTTGCTACAGGGTCTAATTTCCGACTCCGTCACTTTGTCACTGGTTTGGATTGATTTAAAGGGTTTTGGTCGGCTTAACACATACCTTGGACGAGAAACAGGTGACGAAATTCTTCGAGCTGCCGCAAGTGTCTTGCAGAACTGGCTGCAAGAAGGAGATCATTTGATTCGGCCTGATTCAGATGAGTTTTTAATTATTTTACCTGGTCGTGATTCAAAGGCTGCACAGTCAGCAGCCCTTCAATTGCGCCGGCAATTTCCATCATTGTTGGAAAATCTTGGAAACGGCTTTTATGGCCTTGGTTTTCATGCAGGTGTTAGTTCTTTCCCAGAACATGGAGACAATGAAGCTTCAATTTTGGCTCATGCAGCGTCTGCCTTGGATCAGGCTAGAAGGATTAATTCTCCCACTGAGCCTGTTGTTGTTTTTGGAGAAGAAATTCCATCAAGAACTGCCGAATTATTGAATCTGGAAATGAGTCTTCGCCAAGCTGTGCTCCAGGACGAATTTCGTCTTGTTTATCAGCCGCAATGGAATGTTTCAGGTCAGATCATTGGTGCTGAAGCACTTTTGCGTTGGGAGAGTGGGAGCCTTGGCTCCGTGAGTCCTGGATCGTTTATTCCCCTGGCTGAGCAGACTGGCCAAATCCATTTGATTGGTGAATGGGTGATCGAAGCTGCCTGCCGTGCTCTTTCATCATTTCGTGGGGATGAGAACCTACCTCCTCCACTTTCTATTAATATTTCCGCCAGTCAACTTTCTTCTCGCCAGCACGATGTCTTGGAGACGTTGTTGTTGAATTTGCATCGGTTTGAGGTTCCAGTGCATCTTCTGTATATCGAGATTACTGAGTCAGGATTCTTGGATGATCTTGCTATTCGACGGTTGAAGGGAATTCATGAAGCTGGTATCCGCCTTCATATTGATGACTTTGGTACTGGTTTTGCTAGTCTTTCCAGTCTTCTTTCCTTGCCAATTCACTCCCTCAAGCTTGATCAGAGTTTCGTTGCAAATATGCATTCTGCCAATCACAGAGAGCATAGTTCATCTGAACCTGCAGAACCTTCTGTCGCTATCTTGAATGCGAGTCTTGCTCTTGCATCGTCGATTGGGGCTTCTGCGATCGTTGAAGGGGTTGAGACCGCAGAGCAATTCAGTGTTCTTCGCGACATGGGATATCAAGTGTTTCAGGGCTATTACTTTTCTCGGCCAATCGAGTTTTCTGAATATTGTCTGCTTCTGGAACATCAGACCGACAAAGCCTTGCTTTTTTCTTTGCCTGAAGATGGAGCAAATAACCAGAGTTGA
- the ybeY gene encoding rRNA maturation RNase YbeY, translated as MELDLALDLEGTVLQPSDSTDLLDETAWRQQLEHWLNRVCGDLSLNCPTLVRAAEELSLGLRFTDDTSIAALNNAWRQKAGPTDVLSFAALDDAGNWMEGPSIELGDIVVSLETARRQAQEQGHSLQRELRWLVSHGLLHLLGWDHPDDDSLAAMLALQEGLLADGWPGQPG; from the coding sequence ATGGAGCTCGACCTCGCACTGGATTTGGAGGGGACGGTGCTGCAACCCTCCGATAGCACTGATCTGCTTGATGAAACGGCCTGGCGCCAGCAGCTGGAGCATTGGCTGAACCGCGTTTGCGGGGATTTGAGCCTCAACTGCCCAACCCTGGTTCGGGCGGCAGAGGAGCTGAGCCTGGGGCTGCGCTTCACCGACGACACCAGCATTGCGGCGTTGAACAACGCCTGGCGCCAGAAAGCAGGCCCCACGGATGTGTTGTCGTTTGCAGCCCTCGACGACGCCGGCAACTGGATGGAAGGCCCCAGCATCGAACTGGGGGACATCGTCGTTTCCCTAGAGACGGCCCGGCGACAGGCCCAGGAGCAGGGCCACAGCCTGCAGCGGGAATTGCGCTGGCTGGTGAGCCATGGCCTGCTGCATCTGCTGGGCTGGGACCATCCCGATGACGACAGCCTCGCGGCGATGCTCGCCCTGCAGGAGGGGCTTCTGGCGGATGGATGGCCTGGACAACCCGGGTAG
- a CDS encoding mechanosensitive ion channel family protein — translation MGLYPLALATFSIDSVSALIVPFLFKLLGAAALWIVGGWLIGLAIRLLRQFFRKGALDPTLVNYLLSIIGVVLRVVLVVAILGFFGIETTSFAALLAGAGIAIGAAWSGMLGNFAAGVFLQLFRPISVGDYIEGGGVVGTVKELGMFVTSITSDDNVVNIVGNAKLFGDTIKNYSATPYRRVELVAQLDNSADVPQAISVLKAGLKNVPNQASGVDADVEVLEFSERGPRLAVRPYTHTSNYWQVYFDTNRMIVDVLGQAGFPVPRIPVEMQRNSLN, via the coding sequence ATGGGGTTGTACCCGTTAGCACTGGCGACGTTCAGTATCGACAGTGTTTCCGCTCTCATCGTTCCTTTTCTGTTCAAACTTCTCGGTGCTGCTGCCCTTTGGATTGTTGGCGGCTGGCTGATCGGTTTGGCGATCCGTCTGCTTCGCCAGTTCTTCAGGAAGGGTGCACTTGATCCCACTCTTGTGAATTATCTGTTGAGCATCATCGGTGTGGTGCTCAGGGTTGTTCTTGTTGTTGCCATTCTCGGCTTCTTCGGCATCGAAACCACCAGTTTTGCCGCTCTGCTCGCTGGTGCTGGTATTGCCATTGGTGCTGCCTGGAGTGGGATGCTGGGCAATTTTGCCGCTGGGGTCTTTCTTCAGTTGTTTCGCCCGATCTCCGTTGGTGACTACATCGAGGGCGGAGGAGTGGTTGGTACTGTGAAGGAGCTAGGCATGTTTGTTACTTCGATCACTTCTGACGACAATGTGGTGAACATTGTCGGTAATGCCAAGCTGTTCGGAGACACAATCAAGAATTATTCAGCGACGCCATACCGTCGCGTTGAGCTTGTTGCGCAACTCGACAACAGTGCCGATGTGCCGCAAGCGATCAGTGTGCTGAAGGCTGGTCTCAAGAACGTCCCGAACCAAGCCAGTGGCGTTGATGCTGATGTTGAAGTTCTTGAGTTCAGCGAGCGTGGGCCCCGTTTGGCCGTCCGCCCTTACACCCACACCAGCAATTATTGGCAGGTTTATTTCGATACCAATCGCATGATTGTTGATGTGCTGGGTCAGGCTGGGTTTCCCGTGCCCCGAATTCCTGTGGAGATGCAACGCAATTCATTGAACTAA
- a CDS encoding patatin-like phospholipase family protein, translating to MTSKLILSLDGGGIRGAASARFLKRVEEKLEADHNKSLRDCVDFYAGTSTGSIIALALATTDLSTRKIDELYSYNNASEIFARRLVSRGYSMPKYKASGKTRVLRECLGDRTINSVEEGKHILVMAYSLEDRRPKVIKSTKDKYHGLAAYQAADASSAAPTFFPTKEVQLSHEDESTWLVDGGVTANNPTMCAIAEAKRTWKLPLEQLKVVSIGTGHRSKTVDGKKSQRWGAIGWFTRGKILDILSDEHVVAYQAITIAEPGSYIRVDSQIKYHHGLHDDDAPKEEMDEVTPENITKLRNMGEFWFQQYGDQVVNLLVDQYKGESLDRINYATGKPIVFPGH from the coding sequence GTGACAAGCAAACTGATCCTGTCGCTGGATGGGGGTGGAATCAGGGGAGCAGCAAGCGCACGGTTCCTCAAGCGAGTGGAGGAAAAACTTGAGGCAGACCACAACAAATCGCTGCGCGACTGCGTTGATTTCTATGCGGGAACCAGCACCGGCAGCATCATTGCGCTGGCGCTTGCGACCACAGATCTTTCCACCAGAAAAATCGATGAACTTTACAGCTATAACAACGCCTCTGAGATTTTTGCACGTCGACTGGTCAGCCGAGGTTATTCAATGCCTAAATACAAAGCATCAGGGAAGACAAGAGTCCTTCGAGAATGCCTGGGTGATCGCACAATTAATTCAGTGGAAGAAGGCAAGCACATCCTCGTCATGGCGTACTCTCTCGAGGACAGAAGGCCAAAGGTCATCAAGTCAACGAAAGACAAATATCACGGATTGGCTGCTTATCAAGCCGCAGACGCCTCAAGCGCGGCTCCAACATTTTTCCCAACCAAAGAAGTTCAACTATCACACGAAGACGAGAGCACCTGGCTGGTTGACGGTGGGGTGACCGCCAACAATCCGACCATGTGCGCCATCGCCGAAGCGAAGCGGACCTGGAAGCTTCCGCTTGAACAGCTGAAAGTGGTTTCCATTGGAACAGGCCATCGATCGAAAACAGTTGACGGGAAAAAATCTCAGAGATGGGGAGCAATAGGATGGTTTACGCGAGGGAAAATTCTCGACATCCTGAGTGATGAGCACGTTGTGGCCTATCAGGCCATCACAATTGCCGAGCCAGGAAGTTACATTCGGGTTGATTCGCAGATCAAATATCATCATGGGTTGCACGACGACGACGCCCCCAAAGAAGAAATGGACGAAGTGACCCCAGAAAACATCACGAAACTAAGAAATATGGGTGAATTCTGGTTTCAGCAATATGGAGATCAGGTAGTCAACTTGCTGGTTGACCAATACAAAGGAGAGTCGCTCGATCGAATCAACTATGCAACAGGAAAGCCGATCGTTTTCCCAGGGCACTGA
- a CDS encoding CPBP family intramembrane glutamic endopeptidase → MVKSFFQHLKSIGASWLFQRSRWIPIATALPTLYALDLIARKISIQFSSSIATANHDLLSKTISLTIFALILPNWLRIRWNKKDPWSELGLRNVPRLSSLTYFLTGLCIAAAFLLKICIAGLGGSWANWISDIEISKLVNALVLGISMGMAAEIVFRGWLWGELNLLIGPQRALPAQAIIFSLFFTDPNIQGIWKLGSIVGLFLFAMVLAIRRRQNQYSLWGSIGLHGGLAGGWHALQSGLLDWSPTTPLWLIGPQNKPIAGLAGISALCVLIFFQLITLSRSSRKFH, encoded by the coding sequence ATGGTCAAATCTTTTTTCCAGCACTTGAAGTCTATTGGGGCGAGTTGGCTATTCCAAAGATCCCGATGGATTCCCATTGCTACAGCACTTCCAACCCTTTACGCCCTGGATTTAATCGCCAGAAAGATTTCGATTCAATTTTCAAGCTCTATAGCAACCGCTAATCATGATCTTCTAAGCAAAACAATTAGCCTTACGATATTTGCTTTAATCTTACCCAATTGGCTGCGAATTCGCTGGAACAAGAAAGACCCATGGAGCGAACTGGGATTAAGGAATGTTCCTCGCCTTAGCTCACTAACTTACTTCCTGACGGGACTTTGCATAGCCGCAGCATTTCTTTTAAAAATCTGCATAGCCGGCCTAGGCGGAAGCTGGGCCAATTGGATCAGCGATATTGAAATTTCTAAATTAGTGAACGCTTTAGTACTGGGAATAAGCATGGGGATGGCCGCAGAAATAGTATTCCGTGGCTGGCTATGGGGCGAGCTCAACCTGTTAATTGGGCCGCAGCGTGCATTACCAGCCCAGGCAATCATCTTTAGTTTGTTCTTCACCGATCCCAACATACAAGGAATTTGGAAGCTGGGATCTATAGTTGGACTCTTTCTATTTGCAATGGTTTTGGCTATCAGACGACGTCAAAACCAATACTCTCTTTGGGGGTCCATAGGGCTCCATGGAGGACTAGCTGGAGGATGGCATGCACTTCAATCTGGACTTCTTGATTGGTCACCCACCACTCCCTTATGGCTAATTGGTCCGCAGAACAAGCCTATTGCAGGGCTAGCTGGAATTTCAGCCTTATGTGTTCTCATCTTTTTTCAGTTGATCACATTATCCAGGTCGAGTCGAAAGTTCCATTGA
- a CDS encoding histidinol-phosphate transaminase, translated as MAMPEPAATGGTSAEPGKCVPPARPEVERLKAYSAPLEGRRGMLRLDFNENTIGPSPLVAQVLRNFSTEEIAVYPEYDGLREALVQNLLETGCRPGLLPEQVGLFNGIDAAIHAVFQAYGSAGETLLTTSPTFGYYTPCAGMQGMTIEAIPYQGETFDFPLAAIQEALAARAPRLLLICNPNNPTGTRLPADQLIALAASAPGSLVVVDELYEAFTGDSVLPCADFTATPNLLVFRSLAKTAGLAGLRIGFAIGHADVVDRVSRVTGPYDVNSVAVAAAFAALADQPYVDAYVAEVLRARDWTLEALRQAGVRHHCAGGNYLLIWPQRPVAEVDGALRREGILIRPMAGKPLIDGCFRVSIGTTSQMQRFMAAFLPLER; from the coding sequence ATGGCCATGCCTGAACCTGCCGCGACTGGGGGCACCTCTGCTGAGCCTGGTAAGTGCGTTCCCCCGGCGCGTCCTGAGGTGGAGCGGCTGAAGGCCTATAGCGCGCCGTTGGAGGGGCGTCGGGGCATGTTGCGGCTTGATTTCAACGAAAACACGATTGGCCCCAGCCCTCTGGTGGCCCAGGTGCTGCGCAACTTCAGCACCGAGGAGATCGCCGTTTATCCCGAATACGACGGACTGCGGGAGGCCTTGGTCCAGAACCTGCTGGAAACCGGCTGCCGCCCCGGTCTGCTGCCCGAGCAGGTGGGCCTGTTCAACGGCATTGATGCTGCCATTCACGCCGTGTTCCAGGCCTATGGCTCTGCCGGAGAGACGTTGCTGACAACATCACCCACCTTCGGCTACTACACACCCTGTGCCGGCATGCAGGGCATGACGATCGAGGCGATCCCCTACCAAGGCGAGACGTTCGACTTTCCCCTGGCTGCAATTCAGGAGGCATTGGCGGCTCGTGCGCCGCGGTTGCTGTTGATCTGCAACCCCAACAATCCCACTGGCACGCGTCTGCCAGCGGATCAGCTGATTGCTTTGGCGGCCTCAGCTCCGGGCTCGTTGGTGGTGGTCGACGAGCTCTACGAGGCCTTCACTGGAGACAGCGTGCTGCCGTGCGCTGATTTCACGGCCACACCAAATCTGCTGGTGTTTCGCTCCCTAGCCAAGACGGCCGGTTTGGCGGGTCTGCGTATCGGTTTTGCCATCGGCCATGCCGATGTTGTTGATCGGGTGAGCCGTGTCACCGGCCCCTACGACGTGAACAGCGTGGCGGTGGCGGCGGCCTTTGCCGCCTTGGCCGATCAGCCCTATGTGGATGCCTACGTGGCGGAGGTGTTGCGGGCCCGCGACTGGACCCTGGAGGCGCTGCGCCAGGCCGGTGTTCGCCACCACTGCGCTGGTGGCAATTACCTGTTGATCTGGCCCCAGCGCCCGGTGGCTGAGGTTGATGGGGCCCTACGTCGTGAGGGCATCCTGATTCGCCCCATGGCGGGCAAGCCACTGATCGATGGCTGTTTCCGGGTGAGCATCGGCACCACCAGCCAGATGCAGCGCTTCATGGCGGCCTTCCTCCCCCTGGAGCGATGA
- a CDS encoding diacylglycerol kinase family protein, producing the protein MVPNAMRRRGSWRIAGDLPASFRYAAQGLGYAFLTQRNFRIHVVTGVVVFGLAAWLQLDLIRLAVLVLTVAAVLVLELLNTAMEAVVDLAIGRRYHPLARIAKDCAAAAVLTAAISSLLIALFLLLPPLLLRLGL; encoded by the coding sequence ATGGTGCCCAACGCAATGCGACGACGGGGCAGCTGGCGCATCGCTGGCGACCTCCCGGCGAGCTTTCGCTATGCCGCCCAGGGCCTCGGCTATGCCTTCCTCACCCAGCGCAACTTCCGCATCCATGTGGTGACGGGCGTGGTGGTGTTTGGTCTGGCCGCCTGGCTGCAACTGGATCTGATCCGCCTGGCCGTGCTGGTGCTTACGGTGGCGGCCGTGCTGGTGCTGGAACTGCTGAACACAGCCATGGAAGCGGTGGTGGATCTGGCCATCGGCCGGCGCTACCACCCCTTGGCCCGCATCGCCAAAGACTGTGCTGCTGCCGCCGTGCTGACAGCTGCCATCAGCTCCTTGCTGATCGCTCTGTTTCTCCTGCTTCCGCCGCTCCTGCTCCGCCTGGGGCTCTGA
- a CDS encoding asparaginase, translated as MKRLLLLATGGTIAGCADDRATLNNYTAGVLGGDALLAAVPQLRELAAIDVEQIANVDSADLLFEHWRLLVGRIREALAADPELSGVVITHGTNTLEETAWLLQLLIEDPRPVVLVGAMRPATALSADGPLNLYQAVQVALSREARGHGALVVMDGQIHAAQWVSKLATQGVGAFASPGSGPLGWVDDVGVHLPMASGSRQVPFANLDLPEQWPQVPIVYGCVEPEPLLLTACLNADVAGLVLTGTGAGQLSAAERSALQDWSGRRPLMLRANRCGSGPVHHHPGDERLGLLPAGSLNPQKARVLLLLASIAGCDGVALAGLIAQRQLIS; from the coding sequence ATGAAGCGCCTGCTGCTGCTTGCCACCGGCGGCACCATCGCCGGCTGCGCCGACGACCGGGCAACGCTGAACAACTACACCGCGGGCGTGCTCGGGGGTGATGCCCTGCTGGCAGCGGTGCCTCAGCTTCGGGAGCTGGCGGCGATCGACGTGGAGCAGATCGCCAATGTGGACAGCGCTGATCTGCTCTTCGAGCATTGGCGCCTGCTGGTGGGGCGCATTCGTGAGGCCTTGGCAGCAGACCCTGAGCTGAGCGGGGTGGTGATCACCCATGGCACTAACACCCTCGAGGAAACCGCTTGGTTGCTGCAGTTGTTGATCGAGGATCCCCGGCCGGTGGTGCTGGTGGGGGCCATGCGACCGGCCACCGCCCTCAGCGCTGATGGTCCGTTGAATCTTTATCAGGCGGTGCAGGTGGCCCTGAGCCGTGAAGCCCGCGGCCATGGTGCGCTGGTGGTGATGGATGGCCAGATCCATGCTGCTCAGTGGGTCAGCAAGCTGGCCACTCAGGGGGTGGGCGCTTTTGCCAGCCCCGGCAGCGGGCCTTTGGGTTGGGTGGATGACGTTGGCGTTCATCTGCCCATGGCGAGCGGATCCCGGCAGGTGCCCTTCGCCAATCTTGATTTACCCGAGCAATGGCCCCAGGTGCCGATTGTCTATGGGTGTGTGGAGCCCGAGCCGCTCCTGCTCACGGCATGTCTCAATGCCGATGTTGCGGGTCTGGTGCTCACCGGCACCGGCGCCGGCCAGTTGTCGGCGGCTGAGCGTTCGGCTCTTCAGGATTGGTCAGGACGGCGGCCGTTGATGCTGCGGGCCAACCGCTGTGGGTCTGGCCCCGTGCACCACCATCCCGGGGATGAACGTCTTGGGCTCCTGCCCGCAGGCAGTCTCAATCCCCAGAAAGCGCGGGTGTTGCTGCTGCTGGCGTCGATCGCAGGCTGTGATGGTGTGGCTTTGGCAGGGTTGATTGCTCAACGTCAGCTCATCAGCTGA